Proteins from a single region of Bremerella sp. JC817:
- a CDS encoding terminase gpA endonuclease subunit has translation MVSIQIDATELLEEINNAGLGKVIDERTLRRHRSELGLGKAVDVGAYVGSLVDRYQARQTGAVTYEDKKEKARERSAESTKKGQDIGPLPSIVDPERREACRYSLLLFFDTYIKPEGFFAWSDDHLKIFETMQNAILTGGNFALAMPRGSGKTTITEAAALWAILFGHCNFCVIVGATAEKGQELLETIKTYLVAKDLLVEDFPEVCIPVMRLEGQPNRCRGQHIDGARTQISWHDNELVFPTVEGSSCSGSIIRTFGITSKGIRGQKYTNANGDTFRPDLVLLDDPQDDESAENPTQVRKREKVINGTILGMAGPGKSLTAIMPCTVICQDDLAARYLDRKKNPEWQGIRIQMMKSMPANEEIWEEYFAIRRADLEAGLGPDRANAFYRKNRKEMDRGAVPYWTSRFDPGEISAIQHAMHLRDRDPVIFAAEYQNDPINPESTDLVILTADEIAAKVRNYKRGDIPNDTELMVGFVDVQLHCLYYVLAALKTDFSGHIPDYGTWPKQPTKYFAYSNRIANPISRQKTDEGVLMGKLLEDAQIRQALERLVNEDLMLRKWEREDGAEFQLDLLMIDMGSWTPVIKQFIAESPHRARMIPAKGDSRKPTEKRISETKPTPGVEIGEEWIIPLATRKNPVRYLLHDTHHWKSELQKRWKAPIGQPGCWTLYDGKPIEHRMISEHCAAEYANRVSAKGNVVDVWENRPGRDNHLLDCVVGCLVAGSRRGCAVPDASLLRARPRREKKKAKMKFSEVMARKRAEQGWR, from the coding sequence TTGGTTAGTATCCAGATCGACGCGACCGAGCTGCTGGAAGAGATCAACAACGCCGGCCTCGGCAAGGTGATCGACGAACGGACGCTTCGCCGGCATCGGTCCGAGCTGGGCCTCGGCAAAGCGGTCGACGTGGGAGCGTACGTCGGTAGCCTGGTCGATCGGTACCAGGCCAGGCAGACGGGAGCGGTCACCTACGAGGACAAAAAAGAGAAGGCACGGGAGCGCAGCGCCGAGTCGACGAAGAAGGGACAGGACATTGGTCCTTTACCTTCGATCGTCGATCCTGAGCGACGCGAGGCCTGTCGCTATAGCCTTCTGCTCTTCTTTGATACCTACATCAAGCCCGAGGGATTCTTCGCCTGGTCGGACGATCATCTGAAGATCTTCGAGACGATGCAAAATGCCATCTTGACCGGTGGCAACTTTGCGTTGGCTATGCCCCGAGGTTCCGGCAAAACGACCATCACTGAAGCCGCGGCTCTCTGGGCAATTCTGTTTGGGCACTGCAACTTCTGCGTGATCGTAGGGGCCACGGCCGAGAAAGGCCAGGAACTGCTCGAAACGATCAAAACCTATCTGGTTGCGAAGGATCTGCTGGTTGAAGACTTCCCGGAAGTTTGCATTCCGGTCATGCGATTGGAAGGGCAGCCCAATCGCTGCCGGGGTCAACACATCGATGGAGCTAGAACGCAGATCAGCTGGCATGACAACGAGCTGGTGTTTCCCACGGTCGAGGGTAGCAGCTGCAGCGGTTCGATCATTCGCACGTTCGGCATCACCTCGAAAGGTATCCGCGGGCAGAAATATACCAACGCCAACGGAGACACATTTCGGCCGGACCTGGTGCTGCTAGACGATCCGCAAGACGACGAATCGGCCGAGAACCCGACGCAGGTTCGCAAGCGTGAAAAGGTGATCAATGGCACAATTCTCGGGATGGCTGGCCCAGGGAAATCTCTGACCGCCATCATGCCTTGCACGGTGATCTGCCAAGACGACCTGGCAGCCCGCTATCTGGACCGCAAAAAGAATCCCGAGTGGCAGGGGATTCGCATCCAGATGATGAAGTCGATGCCTGCCAACGAAGAGATCTGGGAAGAATATTTCGCCATTCGGCGGGCCGATCTAGAAGCAGGCCTCGGCCCCGACCGGGCCAATGCCTTCTATCGGAAGAACCGCAAGGAGATGGATCGCGGTGCGGTCCCTTACTGGACCAGTCGGTTTGACCCTGGCGAAATTTCGGCCATTCAGCACGCCATGCATTTGCGAGACCGAGACCCGGTCATCTTTGCGGCTGAATACCAGAATGATCCGATTAATCCGGAATCGACCGACCTGGTAATCCTGACGGCGGACGAGATCGCCGCGAAGGTCCGCAACTATAAACGGGGCGACATTCCCAACGATACCGAGCTGATGGTCGGCTTTGTCGATGTTCAGTTGCATTGTCTCTATTACGTCCTGGCAGCCCTGAAGACCGACTTCAGCGGACACATCCCCGACTATGGTACCTGGCCCAAGCAGCCGACAAAATACTTCGCCTACAGCAACCGAATCGCCAACCCTATCAGTCGCCAGAAAACGGACGAGGGTGTCCTGATGGGAAAACTATTGGAAGACGCCCAGATTCGCCAAGCCTTAGAACGTTTGGTAAATGAAGACTTGATGCTGCGAAAGTGGGAACGAGAAGATGGGGCGGAATTCCAGCTGGACCTTCTGATGATCGATATGGGGAGTTGGACGCCTGTCATTAAGCAGTTCATTGCCGAATCGCCCCATCGGGCGCGAATGATTCCCGCCAAGGGGGATAGCCGTAAGCCAACCGAAAAGCGGATTAGCGAAACGAAACCCACGCCAGGCGTCGAGATCGGTGAAGAATGGATAATTCCCCTGGCTACGCGCAAAAACCCGGTACGGTATCTCTTGCACGATACGCATCACTGGAAATCAGAACTGCAAAAACGCTGGAAGGCCCCCATCGGGCAGCCTGGCTGTTGGACTCTCTACGATGGTAAGCCCATTGAGCATCGAATGATTTCGGAACACTGCGCCGCAGAATACGCCAATCGTGTTTCGGCCAAGGGGAATGTGGTCGATGTCTGGGAGAATCGACCAGGCCGCGACAACCATCTGTTGGACTGCGTGGTGGGCTGCCTGGTGGCCGGCAGCCGAAGAGGTTGTGCGGTACCTGATGCAAGTCTTCTGCGAGCTCGCCCACGCCGTGAGAAGAAGAAGGCAAAAATGAAGTTCAGCGAAGTGATGGCCCGCAAACGTGCTGAACAAGGATGGAGGTAG
- a CDS encoding phage portal protein, translated as MVVTNDKSRVEILGADGNPIRREMQRDRLASQYRQLRARYDAAVTDNLNRNHWANADLLSARAATNPNVRRRVRSRARYECLENNSFARGMILTMSNDVVGTGPNLRVEHSNRPAAQKLEANFRRWMRRVQLASTLRTAISSTVVDGEIYGVAATNPNVRNNVQLDVKLLEADYCTDTEFWQTDRREDGIEYDAAGYPVAYHFLEHHPGDTYPNGQLFKTKRLEADQVMHYFRKDRPGQRRGISWIVSALPLFALLRRYTLATCHAAETASNFAGVMFSKPDAVDGPEEVEAGDLIELTMRMMVTLPQGWELKQLEATQPTTTYKMFRDAVLCEIARCLNMPFNNGDQEAFFYETTHSNESTFNLRQASPIAN; from the coding sequence GTGGTAGTCACCAACGACAAATCGCGAGTTGAGATCTTAGGAGCGGACGGCAATCCGATCCGCCGAGAGATGCAGCGTGACCGCCTGGCTTCTCAGTATCGTCAGCTGCGTGCCCGTTACGATGCGGCCGTAACCGACAATCTGAACAGGAACCATTGGGCCAACGCCGATCTGCTTTCGGCCCGGGCCGCGACGAATCCAAATGTTCGTCGTCGGGTACGTTCTCGAGCTCGGTATGAATGTCTCGAGAACAACAGCTTCGCCCGAGGCATGATTCTCACGATGTCCAACGACGTGGTCGGCACCGGCCCGAATCTTCGCGTCGAACATTCTAACCGCCCAGCCGCGCAGAAGCTGGAAGCGAACTTTCGCCGCTGGATGCGTCGCGTACAACTGGCCTCTACTCTTCGAACTGCGATCAGCAGCACGGTAGTCGATGGCGAGATCTACGGCGTCGCGGCTACGAATCCCAATGTTCGCAACAACGTCCAGCTGGACGTGAAGCTGCTGGAGGCGGATTACTGCACCGATACCGAGTTCTGGCAGACCGATCGCCGCGAAGACGGGATCGAATACGACGCAGCAGGCTACCCGGTGGCATACCACTTCCTGGAACACCACCCAGGCGACACGTATCCCAACGGCCAGCTCTTCAAGACCAAGCGTCTGGAAGCCGACCAGGTGATGCACTACTTCCGGAAAGACCGCCCAGGCCAACGCCGGGGGATTTCCTGGATTGTTTCCGCGTTGCCTTTGTTCGCTCTTTTGCGACGCTACACGCTGGCAACTTGCCATGCAGCCGAAACGGCCTCGAACTTCGCGGGCGTCATGTTCTCCAAGCCGGACGCTGTCGATGGCCCCGAGGAAGTGGAAGCTGGGGACCTGATCGAGTTGACCATGCGGATGATGGTCACCTTGCCACAAGGCTGGGAACTGAAGCAGTTGGAAGCCACCCAGCCAACCACCACATACAAGATGTTCCGCGACGCGGTGCTTTGCGAAATCGCCCGCTGTCTCAATATGCCGTTCAACAATGGCGATCAAGAGGCCTTTTTTTATGAAACAACGCATTCGAACGAGTCTACGTTCAATTTGCGCCAAGCAAGTCCAATAGCGAACTAG